Proteins encoded together in one Microplitis mediator isolate UGA2020A chromosome 7, iyMicMedi2.1, whole genome shotgun sequence window:
- the LOC130670914 gene encoding putative uncharacterized protein DDB_G0282133, giving the protein MTNIEYKYMINIYLVISIWLTGILSVRSQTVWLDVDTGKIVGVSKSQSNQQVGNYGQVNYNGNRRPQYGQTNTLSTNYPVNNQRVGVNNLNPMWNCRNSRTGFNFPVTNEVMFNTFPEILQQAQRSNFPRQNYPNYNRKRQYGHGQQNHYRFEFAVQRRKRSTLDPEWVCTNSKTGDMLVIASEVMTDKFPESNQNTLNNQRYPNQYENNPWLNGQNQPNQPNNQIPQQNVPQNPLNWGQNNQNIPQNPPNWGQNNQVLPTTSIPQQNIPQNLPNWGQNNQVLPSTPIPQQNIPQNLPNWGQNNQILPTTPIPQQNIPQNPPNWGQNNQNIPQNPPNWGQNNQNPNNPINLPPIQATPEPTDPPAIILTTKKPFPKLEDIDWLQYIETTTKPIPTTTTTTTKKPALNPTSLSQAIDGEGIIMPRGNFEK; this is encoded by the exons atgacaaatattgaatataaatatatgataaatatttatttagtaattagTATCTGGTTAACGGGAATTTTGTCAGTGAGATCGCAAACAGTTTGGCTAGATGTAGATACGGGTAAAATAGTGGGTGTATCTAAAAGTCAATCTAATCAGCAAGTGGGTAATTATGGTCAAGTGAATTATAATGGTAATAGAAGACCGCAGTATGGTCAAACCAACACACTTTCGACAAATTATCCTGTTAATAATCAGAGAGTTggtgtaaataatttgaatccaATGTGGAATTGCAGAAACAGCAGAACGGGTTTCAAT tttcctGTAACAAATGAAGTAATGTTCAATACCTTTCCGGAAATTTTACAACAAGCACAAAGATCTAATTTCCCGAGACAAAATTACCCGAATTATAATCGAAAGCGTCAATATGGACATGGACAGCAAAATCACTACAGATTTGAATTTGCTGTGCAGAGAAGAAAACGCAGTACTTTAGATCCTGAGTGGGTTTGTACAAATAGTAAAACTGGGGATATG TTAGTAATTGCCAGTGAGGTCATGACTGATAAATTCCCAGAAAGTAATCAAAATACGTTAAATAATCAACGATATCCTAATCAATATGAAAATAATCCCTGGTTAAATGGTCAAAATCAACCAAATCAACCAAACAATCAAATACCTCAGCAAAATGTTCCTCAAAATCCACTAAATTGGGGACAAAACAATCAAAATATTCCTCAGAATCCACCAAACTGGGGACAAAACAATCAAGTTTTACCAACCACTTCAATACCTCAACAAAATATCCCTCAAAATCTACCAAACTGGGGGCAAAACAATCAAGTTTTACCAAGCACTCCAATACCTCAACAAAATATTCCTCAAAATCTACCAAACTGGGGAcaaaacaatcaaattttaccAACCACTCCAATACCTCAACAAAATATCCCTCAGAATCCGCCAAACTGGggacaaaataatcaaaatattccTCAAAATCCACCAAACTGGGGGCAAAATAATCAAAACCCCAACAATCCAATCAATCTTCCCCCCATTCAAGCAACACCTGAACCCACTGACCCACCagcaattattttaacaacgAAAAAACCATTCCCGAAATTAGAAGATATTGACTGGCTGCAATACATCGAAACAACAACGAAGCCAAtaccaacaacaacaacaacgacgactaaaaaaccagctTTGAATCCGACGAGTTTAAGCCAAGCGATTGACGGCGAAGGAATTATCATGCCCAGAggaaatttcgaaaagtaa
- the LOC130670917 gene encoding uncharacterized protein LOC130670917: MSLDSNLDNKCKEFYREEIYKILQSDILNDANEKSKLSDVTSSESNDSLSDRLLEIINCDEKTSCSNPVCDFLINIIDSLLATILIPFFIWQRISTSEYLIKIIKISAEVILELIVWSILAGVSILATIILIIDDSDDYNNKNQTINRKKNPNNKN; this comes from the exons ATGTCATTAGACTCGAATTTGGATAATAAATGCAAAGAGTTTTATCgagaagaaatatataaaatattgcaatcagatattttgaatgatgcgaatgaaaaatcgaaattaaGTGATGTAACGTCTTCTGAATCAAATGACTCTTTAAGTGACAG acttttagaaattataaattgtgatgaaaaaactTCTTGCTCGAATCCAGtgtgtgattttttaataaatataatagacAGTCTTTTAGCGACGATAttaattcctttttttatttggcAACGGATATCAACTAGTGAATATCTTATcaagattataaaaatatctgctGAG GTAATACTGGAATTGATAGTATGGTCAATACTTGCCGGAGTGTCAATACTAGCAACAATTATCCTCATCATAGATGATTCCGATGATTACAACAATAAAAACCAGactataaatagaaaaaaaaatccaaacaataaaaactaa